The genomic region TGCGGGACGTGCCGGCCTGGCAGGGCGCGGCCACGCTCAGCCGCGGCGAGCTGCTGCTCATCTGCCGCCCGGACTGGCTGGTGACGGAGCTCGCGCAGACGCAGGTGGTGGCGCAGCGGCGGGCGCTGGTGGTGGACGACTCGCTCACCGCGCGCGCGCTGCACCGGGCCATGCTGGAGGCCGGCGGCTTCACGGTGCACCTGGCGGCCAGCGGGGCCCGGGCGCTGGACCGGCTGCAGACGGACACCTACGACGTCGTCATCTGCGACCTGGACATGGAGGAGATGGACGGCGTGCAGCTCATCGCGAAGCTCCGCGAGCGCAAGGAGACGGCCTCGCTGCCCGTCATCCTCGTCTCCGCGCATGACAGCGCCCCCGCGCGCGAGCGTGGGCTGGCGGCGGGCGCGGACGGCTACCTCAGCAAGCGCGAGTGCGCCGCGGGCCGCCTGCTGGCCGAGGTGCTGGACGTGATGAGCCGCAGGGGGTCTCGGGCGTGAGTGTGCAGCGGTCCATCCGCGTCCTGGTGGTGGATGACTCCCCCACCATGGCCAACACGCTCACGGCCCTCCTCACGGAGGAGCCGCGCATCGAAGTCGTCGGCCGGGCGGGCGACGGCAACCGCGCCGTGCAGCTCGCGCGACTGCTGCGTCCGGACGTCATCACCATGGACCTGCTGCTGCCGGGGCTGGACGGCCCGGCGGCCATCGCCGCCATCATGTCCCAGTCGCCCGCGCGCATCCTCGTGGTGAGCGCGGTGGCCGAGGAGCGTGGCGTGGACCTGGGCTTCCAGGCGATGAGCGCCGGCGCGCTGGAGCTCATCGGCAAGCCCAACGTCACCAACGCCGAGGAGCTGCGCAAGTGGGGCCGTGATCTGGCCCACTCGGTGTGCCTGATGGCGGAGGTGCCCGTCATCTCGCGCCGCCCGCGCACCGGGGTGATGCCGCCTCCGCCCACGGGCGCGCGGGTGGACGTCTTCGGCATCGTCGCCTCCACCGGCGGCCCGCCCGCGCTGGCGGACCTGCTGGCGAAGCTGCCGAAGGACTTCTCGGTGCCGCTGCTCATCGCCCAGCACATCACCGTGGGCTTCACCCAGGGCATGGTGCGCTGGCTGTCCCAGGTGACGCCCCTCCCGGTGAACATCGCGAAGGAAGGCGAGCGCCTGGAGCCGGGCAAGGTGTACTTCCCGCTGGACGGGCATGACCTGATGGTGGACGCGGCGGGCCTCGCGCGGCTGCAGCGCACCAAGGGTGGCCCGTGCCCCAACGGGGACGTTCTGCTGTCCTCGCTGGCCTCCGCCTTCGGCCGGCGCAGCGGAGGCGTGGTGCTCACCGGCATGGGCGAGGACGGCGCGCGCGGCCTGCTGGCCATCCGCAAGGCGGGCGGCGTCACCTTCTCACAGGACGAGGCCTCCTCCGTCGTCTACGGCATGCCGCGCGCCGCGCTCGAGCTGAAGGCCACGGACCAGGGCGTGCCCCTGGCCTCCATGCCGGAGCTCATCCTCCAGAGTTGCTCGCTCTCCGCCTTCCGCGCGAGCGGGCGGGGCGAGGGAGGCCCTCCCCGATGAAACCCCTGTCCCGGGCCTCGCGCCCGTGTCCCTTCTTCACCTGCCAGCCTGCTCGCGGGTGCCTTCCTGACGTCGTCTCCCTGGTGGTGATTCCGTGACCCTCCCCCAAAAATCGCTCACCACGCAGCTCACCCAGCAGTTCCGGCAGTCGCTGGGGCTCGCGCCGAAGTTCGTCCTCCTCACCGCGGTCATCAGCGCCTCGGTGGCCTTCATCCTCACGGGTGTCGCCACCAACGGGCTCGAGAACGGCCTGGTGGACAACCACCTGGAGGAAGGGCAGCTGGTGGCCCGCAGCATCGCGGTGGCCGCCGAGCAGGGCATCACCGCCAGCGACGGGACGCTCCA from Pyxidicoccus trucidator harbors:
- a CDS encoding chemotaxis protein CheB; translated protein: MSVQRSIRVLVVDDSPTMANTLTALLTEEPRIEVVGRAGDGNRAVQLARLLRPDVITMDLLLPGLDGPAAIAAIMSQSPARILVVSAVAEERGVDLGFQAMSAGALELIGKPNVTNAEELRKWGRDLAHSVCLMAEVPVISRRPRTGVMPPPPTGARVDVFGIVASTGGPPALADLLAKLPKDFSVPLLIAQHITVGFTQGMVRWLSQVTPLPVNIAKEGERLEPGKVYFPLDGHDLMVDAAGLARLQRTKGGPCPNGDVLLSSLASAFGRRSGGVVLTGMGEDGARGLLAIRKAGGVTFSQDEASSVVYGMPRAALELKATDQGVPLASMPELILQSCSLSAFRASGRGEGGPPR